The following proteins are encoded in a genomic region of Oryctolagus cuniculus chromosome 13, mOryCun1.1, whole genome shotgun sequence:
- the LOC100343788 gene encoding LOW QUALITY PROTEIN: protein FAM163B (The sequence of the model RefSeq protein was modified relative to this genomic sequence to represent the inferred CDS: inserted 1 base in 1 codon), with protein sequence MTAGTVVITXGIFATVILLCFIAVLCYCRLQYYCCKKEGSEEDEEEPDFAVHAHLPPLHSNRNMVLTNEPGLYPATSTSFSQRSPQAQALCCSCSHHEPPTFFLQELEDKDLRNSGERVASASFSQEDLELSPSRGFGGLQALNPSRLWAMREGLARSHSVSADV encoded by the exons ATGACAGCCGGGACCGTGGTCATCA GGGGCATCTTTGCGACGGTGATCCTGCTCTGCTTTATCGCTGTTCTGTGCTACTGTCGGCTCCAG TACTACTGCTGTAAGAAGGAAGGCTCCGAGGAGGATGAAGAGGAGCCGGACTTCGCCGTGCACGCGCACCTGCCCCCGCTGCACTCCAACCGCAACATGGTGCTGACCAATGAGCCGGGGCTCTACCCGGCCACCTCCACCTCCTTCAGCCAGCGGTCCCCgcaggcccaggccctgtgctgcagCTGCTCCCACCACGAGCCGCCCACGTTCTTCCTGCAGGAATTGGAGGACAAGGACCTGCGCAACAGTGGCGAGCGCGTGGCCTCCGCCAGCTTCAGCCAGGAGGACCTGGAGCTGTCCCCCAGCAGGGGTTTCGGGGGACTGCAGGCGCTCAACCCCAGCCGTCTCTGGGCCATGCGGGAGGGCTTAGCCCGCAGCCACAGTGTCAGCGCCGACGTGTGA